The Vibrio kanaloae genome has a window encoding:
- a CDS encoding DUF11 domain-containing protein, which yields MDLSVNSSSYDNDQQVLYTLILTNESDKTIVDLDVKDELLNILTTNDQGNNVSAFSQVSTQAQSSLLSSPGDYSRFGNLDASGVRIAAGGSVTYNMVATVSADAAGTIDNVASASTGLLDAVESNTESIQRGVYQHDVVVSVDKTNYQLNNKLTYKIKVSNTGDTFIQTLDVQSVLSDIKALNIEGALQQAFTGNVNSVSKIEGSKSDPGTFAESGDLAVSDASIDIGGSVTYEIQATVADNLVGDIVNDDITAETRDDLVTVDEVITPPTEPSITLTHTLNQSDNYLVDDEFSYTVTVANQANSGIAYHYSVQQFLADLETDLGNDVSNEKNATDTVGNPYDFWTNEVTSIGSNSLSELNASGKESNKSLEDKVSIYPGEQIVYSVVVDVSPVSIGQIPQVVARVVDADGLADSGDALANILDSKDVLTTSSSQITRNKNTKDTTYVPGIAGDNEVVYDIVISNKDTEFFANDIEVVDKFACIVTEQADGSNASAFSEWKLEVADRSGDGSNYGSFNYNTWTTNDINLKVDLAPEGYVHYKLTAKVADTSVGQIVDDGTDAGLCLGDNLGESGSGVQMPNSKLKVQKEVDSRYYSAGGTLNYDITVENNGDGYAIDVPVYDDLVSVMTQSINDTPAKAYLSWVITAKSYASDGSISTNSDPGFTGQIEGNQSNKLILDEKAKLAPHDRIVYSIAAVVNPIADDEIRNEVTVDSVLYSDRGSYPRDYYLVLDKRVDGHNEQNAYTDATNTVTYTISITNPEGNGFASNINVKDEISTIEAELLHEPGETKPVFSSWTISAEREADSPWVKAVTDPGSFSDNNDLDATAQIPPGATIIYTIVGTLDRTVDSEILWGAFTNTATVTGPDTNLSDTVRTYPSEPNLVVAKTARNSDFVVGERATFDIYIYNRGIGYANDATVQDSISALNFFDSWTIVGSTNIDKPGSRYGDIANDTDIDTDVDITPGGWVHYEVSGIVKSDYEEEQVSNRVDVYDPITDRDHSSSAQIDNSNSAYHINVSLSKTTDVVRYTPGEDLTYTIIIGNNGDTDETDLIFMDRLSEITTTLANDKDGEVEDVLNQNPFDYWSVDTGSGFGPQTTEDVEFPVSIPAKDFVTVRIKAHVKDNAVSNGVADRDGGIIRNEAVLIHDDNTGCTDDCEYAKRAVAENHQVHNSGGVVRTTNINRYSPGDQLTYTIKYNSQDGHGYRNNVDVNELINDISVELQDGNSGNPFFDDSVGSNKFTVAVAKSDPVNAGTTDGTKDGDVANDTDIVTSIDIDAGEDVTYTVTGTVRPDAVGDIHYRDTVVIPDDYHLDFDKTTDEVVYEPAQTVTYHLVIENDGKGNAHDIPIIDNLEDITVSLVDGNTGPAYSDWTITSIATGTDSEYVDAGAGAGNVYTSTNSNLNVKADIPMGAKLEYQVVATINDKANGDVVNVLTVDGDTISHDIRQEARKVDFEKNILAYYDTDGNELVSATNYMPGGYVEYEVLIENIASAHVDDMSLRDDIDQINTQYFDGTRGPAFDSWTIETYSDSSGISNPDVDNSIHDNKPIDTHFDISADNFGRVASSAFVRYVIKAKISPKAVGSFTNKAYIDEDNGNELIAVSPPSTMADPEVTFSKKAFYDAGFSSQKTEYSQASGESEVYYRVEIKNAGDGIEYGSRLEDAISEIQTRIAEDRTTSGGDPVGQPFLAGWEVSLDKKAATGSITDAIDFVSGNNIDIDNDIVIAPQESLTFTIHAEIREDALGDIQNKATYDGSARTANLMPLENNTSVEKRVVSINGNPFNDGDTYLPGDEVEYEFVVTNPENGWANDIQIKDTITDIQVEVIGGKTESAFVSGDITHEVSNGIDANADTYVPSYNTSGNLDIETDIAAGEVLTFNLTGVVRDEALGTIDANQVIAGSDSATSQVIPPKDAEIDYFKTLVYTDGESAGCSVPSNDGSSCTYAPRGDVEYQVTLDNIGDSIANDVSVIDAIHTIKTEDGDDAFSSWTTAIAVEPAGTYDVQGNYNGSVPLNATVDLRPGERIVFDVKGTVSTSATGTITNTAQVNGDNTNDIVLDPGRSNILIDKWTDTPEYVPGGTVNYYIDITNDDVDSGLFSIRDIISGFEVETVDGSMKTALTEWTVDYDVLYNSAPSDFNANDFSEIDNLVGQNSPDIDLPAESIKMAGRDDAGTGGGDKYTVIRIHVQGKVRDDAIGRFTNTAYLRHGWDDSKIARLREGFITPKSGQLVLTKETTPIAEPDAKYQPGQPISYKITVANTGEGYLVDQVLTDRIDTIMTEVANSPDQEQALTGNWVISDEQLDGSGEPALNARKDVVNNTQGYSATYSIHPGDSYSFVVTNTVNDKAKGEITNVVEVDSDDGEHSADATYIPEDAQVEITKDVDKAEYLPGEALQYTVTVKNNGLGWAEDVAIEDALKSVETTIAGGATEQAFDPASIQISAVSTTGETPVPDATSGEDLNETLDIAPEDSIVFTIQITTNALATGDITNMASATFDGTTFDDSATSTPVLATVSVKKTVDTPSYEVTKLINYDITVTNSSDAFASGVQLQDIISDIQVDTTADKQESAFLLWEVSFEASDDRSVVTPKTFDLSEDIDVSMDVAPQSTVTFRVKALIRTTAIGDISNTATITYNGAPQDSVVIITPKEAEFVATKTNVQTEYEPGGELEFLITIENTSNNYISDLSVVDDMESIEVAYYNGSKGPAFVAGSTSLVVDSTTIGTTTEQVSPTEYNVDIAPRGTVVFRSKGTVVDTATGHIINTAQVDGGDVISPPVQTVAAVVQAELFTDAPYYVPGEQVEYHLVVQNIGRGIAKDVALYTQFSESMGDHIDGDFSNAFDEWTLTATSEGAETQPGTFDNDKDLFTLVDIEPGGKIDYTFTLTVNEDMLTNIDVLGYYLDLTGSPAMRARSKGMLASETSMQLVADQVSALDLPPVGADLVVEKRSDKPEYTEDDDSVTYYLAVTNNGQGNAANVRLTDEISELQNSTGNKVFTDWTIEGVEVDDSGAVIQRHSFPSNKDLDTIVNLKSNKRNAYAFEVVGTLGKGLDDDITNTFTATESDGTETSDSVTTHIKKIPDNSGELELTKSALQDTAQVGDAVEYEIIVENNNESYFKNVTVEDRYPGGLKYIVDTSEIVLSGIDDEFGTEDDQVISQEPSDTGKLMFTSLNFDPGEKLRIRYLLRVSVGATFGDYINTAVAKVDGSAVSNEDTAKVTVEPDKVFDTSSIIGKVFEDHNTDGFQADATAFDVELTANLATQGYIADSTHIIRDGQDVAIQDGAITTALEQGLALGDLWGHSVNRTLPETSKVVVQFKTRTQQSFDFYVTTDAGSRIEFDAQGQIQFKHESDKKKGLSAENLNVTRNLYRDGEDYLWEIVIENKGIYEDGIPGVKLMTVEGIVIYTDQYGRYHVPDQWVLNKKGKNFLVKLDTDSLSTSMEVVSENPKVLRITPNKLTKFNFSVHRKDQKSEQK from the coding sequence ATGGATCTCTCTGTTAACAGTTCGTCTTACGACAACGATCAACAGGTGCTCTATACGCTTATTTTAACGAATGAGTCGGACAAAACCATTGTTGACTTGGACGTTAAAGATGAGCTGTTAAATATCTTAACGACAAATGATCAAGGAAATAATGTCAGCGCATTCTCGCAAGTCTCGACTCAGGCGCAATCCTCCTTACTTTCATCTCCAGGTGATTACAGTCGCTTCGGAAACTTAGATGCATCAGGTGTGCGTATTGCGGCTGGTGGGTCAGTGACCTATAACATGGTCGCCACCGTTTCTGCTGACGCAGCTGGTACGATTGATAATGTCGCAAGTGCGAGCACTGGGCTTTTGGATGCTGTTGAATCAAATACAGAATCCATTCAGCGTGGTGTGTACCAACATGATGTTGTTGTTTCGGTCGATAAGACGAACTATCAACTTAATAACAAACTCACCTATAAGATTAAGGTTTCTAACACTGGTGATACGTTTATTCAGACGCTCGACGTTCAAAGTGTCCTTTCAGACATAAAGGCACTCAATATTGAAGGGGCTTTGCAACAAGCCTTTACTGGCAACGTTAACTCAGTCAGCAAGATTGAAGGCAGTAAGAGCGATCCAGGTACCTTCGCCGAATCAGGAGACTTAGCAGTAAGTGATGCGTCGATTGATATCGGCGGGTCAGTGACTTACGAAATTCAAGCGACCGTTGCCGACAATTTAGTCGGCGACATTGTTAATGACGACATAACTGCTGAAACACGCGATGACTTGGTCACAGTTGATGAGGTTATCACTCCACCCACTGAGCCTAGTATCACCCTGACACATACCTTGAACCAATCGGATAACTACCTAGTCGACGATGAGTTTTCCTATACGGTCACGGTTGCCAATCAAGCAAACTCCGGTATTGCTTACCATTATTCGGTTCAGCAGTTTCTTGCGGATCTTGAAACCGATCTAGGTAACGATGTCAGCAACGAAAAGAACGCAACTGACACGGTTGGTAATCCTTACGATTTTTGGACCAATGAAGTGACCTCGATCGGTTCTAATAGCCTTTCTGAACTCAATGCATCTGGAAAAGAGTCCAACAAGTCACTAGAAGACAAAGTGTCTATCTATCCCGGTGAGCAGATTGTTTATTCCGTTGTAGTGGACGTTAGCCCTGTGTCTATTGGTCAAATTCCCCAAGTTGTTGCCCGAGTGGTTGATGCTGATGGCCTCGCTGATTCTGGCGATGCTTTGGCTAATATTCTCGATTCGAAAGACGTTCTGACGACGTCATCAAGTCAAATTACACGTAATAAGAACACCAAAGATACTACTTATGTTCCGGGGATAGCCGGTGATAACGAAGTGGTCTATGACATTGTTATTTCTAACAAGGACACAGAGTTTTTCGCCAACGATATCGAAGTTGTCGATAAATTTGCTTGTATCGTGACAGAGCAAGCGGATGGCTCTAACGCTTCAGCATTTTCCGAGTGGAAGCTAGAAGTCGCCGATAGAAGTGGCGATGGATCGAACTATGGTTCATTTAATTACAATACTTGGACTACAAACGACATCAATTTGAAAGTCGACCTCGCACCTGAGGGCTACGTTCATTATAAGCTGACCGCAAAAGTGGCAGACACCAGTGTGGGGCAGATTGTTGATGATGGTACCGATGCGGGTTTGTGCTTAGGGGATAATTTAGGCGAATCGGGCTCTGGCGTTCAAATGCCAAACTCGAAATTAAAAGTCCAAAAGGAAGTGGATTCGCGTTACTACTCAGCTGGCGGCACCCTGAACTACGACATCACGGTAGAGAATAACGGTGATGGCTACGCGATTGATGTACCGGTTTATGATGATTTAGTCTCGGTCATGACTCAGTCTATTAACGATACACCGGCGAAAGCGTATTTGAGCTGGGTTATTACTGCGAAATCCTATGCCTCTGACGGCTCAATTTCGACAAACAGTGATCCCGGTTTTACTGGTCAAATTGAAGGTAACCAAAGCAATAAACTTATCTTGGACGAGAAGGCTAAGTTGGCCCCACACGATAGGATCGTTTATAGCATTGCAGCGGTCGTAAACCCCATTGCCGATGATGAAATTCGTAATGAAGTGACGGTAGACAGCGTGCTTTATTCCGACAGAGGCTCATACCCACGAGATTACTACTTAGTATTGGATAAGCGTGTTGATGGTCATAACGAACAAAACGCGTATACCGACGCCACCAATACTGTCACTTATACGATCAGTATTACTAACCCAGAAGGGAACGGTTTCGCCTCTAACATCAATGTCAAAGATGAAATCAGCACCATAGAAGCTGAGTTACTTCACGAGCCGGGTGAAACCAAGCCCGTGTTCTCTTCGTGGACGATCAGTGCAGAAAGAGAAGCAGACTCTCCGTGGGTGAAAGCCGTGACTGACCCTGGATCGTTTTCGGATAACAATGATCTGGATGCCACCGCTCAGATCCCGCCAGGTGCGACGATTATTTATACCATTGTTGGGACACTCGATCGCACTGTAGACAGTGAGATTCTTTGGGGAGCATTCACCAATACAGCAACAGTGACGGGACCAGATACTAACTTATCGGATACGGTACGCACCTATCCTAGCGAACCGAATCTTGTGGTTGCTAAGACCGCTCGAAACTCCGACTTTGTTGTAGGTGAGCGTGCTACGTTCGATATTTATATCTATAACCGAGGCATCGGCTACGCAAATGACGCAACGGTACAAGATAGCATTTCAGCACTTAATTTCTTTGATAGCTGGACAATTGTAGGTTCGACCAACATCGATAAACCGGGTTCTCGTTACGGTGACATTGCTAACGACACTGATATCGATACCGACGTTGATATTACTCCCGGAGGGTGGGTTCACTATGAGGTGAGCGGCATTGTTAAGTCTGACTATGAAGAAGAACAAGTATCGAACCGTGTTGATGTTTACGATCCTATTACAGACCGTGACCACAGCTCTTCTGCGCAGATAGACAACTCGAACAGTGCTTATCACATCAATGTGTCTCTGTCGAAAACAACCGATGTAGTTCGTTACACACCGGGTGAAGACCTTACTTACACCATCATAATTGGTAACAACGGTGATACCGACGAAACTGACCTTATCTTCATGGATCGATTGAGTGAGATCACTACTACGCTAGCGAATGATAAAGATGGTGAAGTAGAAGATGTTCTTAATCAAAACCCGTTTGACTATTGGTCTGTTGATACTGGCTCTGGTTTCGGCCCTCAAACGACTGAAGATGTGGAGTTCCCAGTTTCAATTCCGGCCAAAGACTTTGTCACGGTGCGTATTAAGGCGCATGTCAAAGACAATGCGGTATCTAACGGTGTCGCTGACAGAGACGGCGGCATAATCCGCAACGAAGCAGTGCTGATTCATGACGATAATACCGGTTGTACTGACGATTGTGAGTATGCCAAACGTGCCGTGGCTGAAAACCATCAGGTACATAACAGTGGCGGCGTTGTTCGCACAACTAACATTAACCGCTACTCTCCGGGCGATCAGTTGACTTATACCATCAAGTACAACTCTCAAGACGGACACGGTTATCGAAATAACGTTGACGTTAACGAACTGATTAACGACATATCAGTGGAGCTACAAGATGGTAATTCAGGTAATCCATTTTTCGATGATTCGGTAGGTTCAAACAAGTTTACGGTGGCAGTTGCTAAGAGTGACCCTGTGAACGCGGGTACGACCGATGGTACCAAAGACGGTGATGTTGCGAACGACACTGACATCGTAACCTCGATTGATATCGATGCTGGCGAAGACGTGACTTACACAGTAACTGGCACCGTAAGACCGGATGCGGTCGGTGATATTCATTATCGAGATACCGTCGTGATTCCCGATGACTACCATTTAGATTTTGATAAAACGACCGATGAAGTAGTGTACGAGCCAGCTCAAACCGTGACCTATCACTTAGTGATTGAGAATGACGGCAAAGGTAACGCTCACGATATTCCAATCATCGATAACCTCGAAGATATTACGGTCAGCTTAGTGGACGGTAATACAGGGCCAGCGTATTCAGATTGGACCATCACATCGATCGCAACTGGAACTGATTCTGAGTATGTGGATGCGGGCGCAGGTGCTGGCAATGTTTACACATCAACCAACAGTAACCTAAATGTTAAAGCCGATATTCCGATGGGCGCTAAGCTTGAGTACCAAGTTGTCGCAACCATCAATGACAAAGCCAATGGCGATGTTGTTAACGTTCTAACCGTTGATGGCGACACGATATCTCATGATATTCGTCAAGAAGCTCGAAAAGTTGATTTTGAAAAGAACATTCTGGCGTATTACGACACGGATGGTAATGAGTTGGTTAGCGCAACCAATTACATGCCAGGTGGCTACGTCGAATATGAAGTCTTAATTGAGAACATTGCTAGCGCACACGTTGATGATATGAGCTTGCGTGATGACATCGACCAAATTAACACTCAATACTTTGATGGAACGCGTGGCCCTGCATTTGATAGTTGGACGATTGAAACGTATTCAGATAGCTCAGGGATTTCTAACCCAGATGTTGATAATTCGATTCATGATAATAAGCCGATTGATACTCACTTCGATATCTCGGCAGACAACTTTGGCCGAGTTGCATCGTCAGCGTTTGTCCGCTATGTCATAAAAGCCAAGATCAGTCCGAAAGCGGTAGGTTCTTTTACTAATAAAGCTTACATCGATGAAGACAATGGTAATGAACTGATCGCGGTATCACCACCATCAACGATGGCGGATCCTGAAGTCACGTTCTCTAAAAAAGCGTTTTATGATGCAGGCTTCTCTTCGCAAAAAACTGAATATTCTCAAGCTTCTGGTGAGAGTGAGGTTTATTACCGCGTGGAGATTAAGAATGCGGGTGATGGTATTGAATATGGTTCTCGCCTAGAAGATGCGATTTCGGAAATTCAAACTCGTATTGCAGAAGACAGAACCACTTCAGGTGGTGATCCTGTTGGACAGCCGTTCTTGGCTGGCTGGGAAGTTAGCCTAGATAAAAAGGCGGCGACAGGCTCTATTACCGACGCGATTGACTTTGTATCGGGCAATAACATCGATATTGATAACGACATTGTTATCGCGCCTCAAGAAAGCCTAACGTTCACTATTCATGCTGAAATTCGTGAAGATGCATTGGGTGACATTCAAAATAAAGCGACGTACGACGGTAGTGCTCGAACAGCGAATTTAATGCCGCTTGAAAATAATACCAGTGTTGAAAAACGTGTGGTGTCGATCAACGGCAACCCGTTCAATGATGGTGATACCTATCTTCCGGGTGACGAAGTTGAGTATGAATTTGTAGTCACAAACCCTGAAAACGGTTGGGCGAATGATATTCAGATCAAAGACACAATCACAGACATTCAAGTCGAAGTGATTGGCGGTAAAACGGAATCCGCTTTTGTTTCTGGCGATATTACCCATGAAGTCAGCAATGGTATTGATGCCAACGCTGATACTTATGTACCAAGCTACAACACCAGCGGCAACCTTGATATTGAAACCGATATTGCCGCGGGAGAAGTGCTGACCTTTAACTTAACAGGTGTCGTTCGTGACGAGGCTTTGGGCACGATTGATGCGAACCAAGTGATCGCAGGAAGTGATTCTGCAACATCGCAAGTGATACCACCTAAAGATGCTGAGATCGATTACTTCAAAACCTTGGTTTACACCGATGGCGAATCGGCGGGCTGTTCAGTTCCTTCAAACGATGGCAGTAGCTGTACTTATGCACCTCGTGGTGATGTTGAGTATCAAGTTACGTTAGACAACATAGGCGATAGCATCGCAAATGACGTGAGCGTTATCGATGCGATTCACACCATCAAAACCGAAGATGGCGATGATGCGTTCTCTAGCTGGACAACGGCTATTGCGGTTGAACCTGCAGGCACTTACGACGTGCAAGGTAACTACAACGGCAGCGTGCCATTGAACGCAACCGTCGATCTTCGTCCTGGTGAGCGTATTGTGTTTGACGTGAAAGGCACCGTGTCGACTTCAGCGACAGGCACTATTACCAACACGGCGCAAGTGAACGGTGATAACACCAACGACATCGTACTTGATCCGGGTCGCTCGAATATCCTAATTGATAAATGGACGGATACGCCTGAGTACGTGCCGGGTGGAACAGTGAACTACTACATCGACATCACCAATGACGATGTGGATTCTGGCTTGTTCTCGATTCGTGACATCATCAGTGGCTTTGAAGTCGAAACCGTCGATGGCTCAATGAAAACGGCATTGACAGAATGGACGGTTGATTACGATGTGCTTTATAACTCGGCGCCGTCAGATTTCAACGCGAATGACTTCTCAGAGATTGATAATCTAGTTGGTCAAAACAGTCCAGACATCGATTTACCTGCCGAATCCATCAAGATGGCAGGGCGTGATGATGCCGGTACGGGGGGCGGTGATAAGTACACAGTTATTCGTATTCACGTTCAAGGCAAGGTGCGTGATGATGCGATTGGGCGCTTTACCAATACGGCTTATCTGCGACATGGTTGGGACGATTCGAAGATTGCTCGCTTACGAGAAGGCTTTATCACTCCGAAGTCAGGTCAATTGGTGCTAACCAAAGAAACGACGCCAATTGCAGAACCTGATGCCAAATACCAACCGGGTCAACCAATCTCATACAAGATCACTGTGGCTAACACGGGTGAAGGTTACCTTGTCGATCAAGTCCTAACCGATCGTATCGACACCATCATGACAGAGGTGGCTAACAGCCCAGATCAAGAACAAGCGTTGACAGGCAATTGGGTCATTAGTGACGAACAGCTTGATGGCAGTGGCGAACCAGCCCTGAACGCTCGCAAAGATGTGGTTAATAACACGCAGGGTTATAGTGCTACTTACAGCATTCACCCGGGTGACAGTTATTCATTTGTCGTGACCAACACTGTTAATGATAAAGCCAAAGGCGAGATCACTAACGTCGTTGAAGTTGATAGCGACGACGGTGAGCACTCTGCCGACGCGACCTACATTCCAGAAGATGCGCAAGTTGAGATCACTAAAGACGTCGATAAAGCAGAGTACCTTCCGGGAGAGGCACTTCAGTACACGGTAACTGTTAAGAATAACGGCTTAGGTTGGGCTGAAGATGTTGCTATTGAAGATGCGCTGAAGTCGGTTGAAACCACGATTGCAGGTGGTGCGACTGAGCAAGCTTTTGACCCTGCTTCAATCCAAATATCTGCGGTATCGACAACAGGTGAAACGCCCGTACCAGACGCAACGAGTGGTGAAGATCTAAACGAGACGCTCGATATCGCACCGGAAGACAGCATTGTGTTCACGATTCAAATAACAACGAATGCACTTGCGACTGGCGATATCACCAATATGGCATCAGCGACCTTTGACGGCACAACATTTGATGACAGTGCTACCAGCACACCAGTGTTGGCGACGGTTTCGGTCAAGAAGACGGTTGATACGCCATCGTATGAAGTGACTAAGCTGATTAACTACGACATCACCGTAACCAACAGCTCTGATGCGTTTGCATCTGGTGTTCAACTTCAAGACATCATCAGTGACATTCAAGTCGACACGACCGCGGATAAACAAGAGTCGGCATTCCTGCTTTGGGAAGTGAGCTTTGAAGCTTCCGATGATCGCTCTGTTGTCACTCCAAAGACGTTCGACTTGAGTGAAGACATCGATGTGAGTATGGATGTTGCGCCACAGAGCACAGTAACTTTCCGCGTTAAGGCGTTAATTCGCACGACAGCGATTGGTGATATCAGCAATACGGCGACCATCACTTACAACGGTGCCCCACAAGACTCTGTAGTGATTATCACACCGAAAGAGGCGGAGTTTGTTGCGACGAAAACTAACGTGCAAACCGAATATGAGCCGGGTGGTGAGCTTGAGTTCCTGATCACCATTGAAAACACCTCGAACAACTACATCAGTGACTTAAGTGTTGTTGATGATATGGAGTCGATTGAGGTCGCATACTACAACGGATCGAAGGGGCCTGCTTTTGTGGCTGGTTCCACTTCTTTGGTGGTCGATTCAACCACAATAGGCACCACTACCGAGCAAGTTAGTCCGACGGAGTACAACGTAGATATCGCGCCGCGCGGCACAGTTGTGTTCCGCTCAAAAGGCACCGTAGTCGATACCGCGACCGGACACATCATTAATACTGCGCAAGTCGATGGCGGCGATGTTATCAGCCCTCCAGTTCAAACAGTCGCGGCTGTGGTTCAAGCTGAGCTCTTCACCGACGCCCCTTATTACGTTCCCGGTGAGCAAGTTGAGTATCACTTAGTGGTGCAAAACATAGGCCGAGGTATAGCCAAAGACGTCGCGCTTTACACCCAGTTCTCTGAATCCATGGGTGATCATATTGATGGTGATTTTAGTAATGCGTTTGATGAATGGACACTAACGGCAACATCAGAAGGGGCTGAAACTCAACCGGGCACCTTTGATAATGACAAAGATCTGTTCACCTTGGTCGACATCGAGCCGGGCGGCAAGATTGATTACACGTTCACATTAACGGTCAACGAAGACATGCTGACTAATATCGATGTGCTTGGTTACTACCTCGATTTAACTGGTAGCCCAGCGATGCGCGCTCGTTCTAAGGGCATGTTGGCCTCTGAAACCTCGATGCAGTTAGTGGCAGACCAAGTATCTGCTTTGGATTTGCCGCCAGTGGGTGCTGATCTGGTTGTTGAAAAACGTTCTGATAAGCCTGAATACACCGAAGATGACGACAGTGTCACTTATTACTTAGCCGTGACCAACAACGGTCAAGGTAACGCGGCTAATGTTCGTCTAACCGATGAGATCAGTGAACTACAAAACAGCACAGGTAATAAAGTCTTTACCGATTGGACGATTGAAGGGGTTGAAGTCGACGACTCGGGCGCGGTAATTCAGCGTCATTCTTTCCCGTCGAATAAAGACTTAGATACCATCGTTAACCTGAAATCCAACAAAAGAAATGCTTACGCGTTTGAAGTGGTGGGCACGCTAGGTAAGGGCTTGGATGATGACATTACCAATACCTTCACGGCGACTGAATCTGACGGTACTGAAACCAGCGACAGCGTAACTACTCACATCAAGAAAATTCCAGATAACTCTGGGGAGTTAGAGCTAACCAAGTCTGCGCTGCAAGATACCGCGCAAGTGGGCGATGCGGTTGAGTACGAGATCATCGTTGAGAACAACAATGAATCTTACTTTAAGAACGTGACTGTGGAAGACCGTTACCCAGGTGGTCTGAAATACATCGTGGACACATCAGAAATTGTGCTGAGCGGTATTGATGATGAGTTTGGTACTGAAGACGATCAGGTTATCTCTCAAGAACCATCAGACACGGGTAAGTTAATGTTCACATCGTTGAACTTTGACCCGGGTGAAAAGCTGCGTATTCGTTACTTATTGCGTGTGTCGGTAGGTGCCACCTTTGGTGATTACATCAACACCGCAGTAGCGAAGGTTGATGGCTCGGCTGTTTCTAATGAAGACACAGCCAAAGTGACCGTAGAACCGGACAAGGTGTTCGATACCTCATCGATCATCGGTAAAGTTTTTGAAGATCACAACACAGATGGATTCCAAGCCGATGCAACGGCTTTTGATGTTGAGTTAACCGCGAACCTAGCAACGCAAGGCTACATCGCTGATTCGACGCACATCATCCGTGATGGTCAGGATGTCGCAATTCAAGATGGTGCGATAACCACTGCACTTGAGCAAGGCTTGGCTCTTGGTGACCTTTGGGGTCATTCCGTAAACCGAACACTGCCAGAAACCAGCAAAGTGGTGGTTCAATTTAAAACTCGCACGCAGCAAAGCTTTGATTTCTACGTCACGACCGATGCTGGCTCTCGTATCGAGTTCGACGCACAGGGTCAGATTCAGTTTAAACATGAATCGGACAAGAAAAAGGGACTGAGCGCGGAAAATCTTAACGTAACCAGAAACCTATATCGCGATGGCGAGGATTACTTGTGGGAAATCGTTATCGAGAACAAAGGTATTTACGAAGATGGTATTCCGGGCGTTAAGTTGATGACGGTTGAGGGAATCGTTATTTACACAGACCAGTACGGTCGTTACCACGTGCCCGACCAATGGGTACTCAATAAGAAAGGTAAGAACTTCCTAGTGAAGTTGGACACTGATTCGCTCTCCACCTCCATGGAAGTGGTAAGCGAAAACCCGAAAGTGTTGCGAATTACCCCGAACAAGCTCACCAAGTTCAACTTTAGCGTTCATCGCAAAGACCAAAAAAGTGAACAGAAGTAA
- a CDS encoding OmpA family protein: MKTIIFLVSAVMSTLLLSGCATDTYVSQENRDKFAGIDVSKFLISECLAPEREVHIAIAEHFAFDKYQLRDLDKINLDTFVKEIRGLKGRITIVGHTDYKGSLEYNERLSQRRAKSVADYLKGQLDPTQYDWEVKHLGETQPLLFGKTDKDRAENRRAFIVFEEAQKYEDMPFCEPPKPERKVYMAMTPHFDFDKSVLKQEDLTQLDDFTTKLSGLQGSIMVAGHTDQSGSLSYNEKLAERRAETVVEYLKTKLDPKQFIWEVKSFGKLQPAINERSEKADALNRRAFIVFKESDITAEQQALAGSEKEAVSSESE, encoded by the coding sequence ATGAAAACAATTATTTTCCTAGTTAGCGCAGTGATGAGTACTTTGCTGCTGTCCGGCTGTGCAACCGACACGTACGTGAGTCAGGAGAACCGAGACAAGTTTGCTGGCATAGACGTGTCTAAGTTTTTAATCAGCGAGTGTTTGGCGCCGGAGCGTGAGGTGCACATCGCCATCGCAGAGCATTTTGCGTTTGATAAATACCAATTACGCGACCTCGACAAGATCAACTTGGATACCTTTGTTAAAGAGATCAGAGGCCTCAAAGGGCGTATCACGATTGTCGGCCATACTGATTACAAAGGTTCTCTGGAATACAACGAACGTCTTTCACAACGCCGTGCTAAATCGGTCGCAGATTATTTGAAAGGGCAACTAGACCCAACGCAATATGACTGGGAAGTGAAACACCTTGGTGAGACTCAACCTCTTCTGTTTGGTAAGACAGATAAAGACCGAGCGGAGAACCGCCGTGCATTTATTGTGTTTGAAGAAGCTCAGAAGTACGAAGATATGCCTTTCTGTGAGCCACCAAAACCAGAACGTAAAGTTTATATGGCAATGACGCCGCACTTCGATTTCGACAAATCAGTACTCAAGCAAGAAGATCTCACTCAGTTAGATGACTTCACAACTAAATTGAGCGGCCTGCAAGGTAGTATTATGGTGGCAGGGCACACCGACCAATCGGGTTCACTTTCTTACAATGAAAAGCTGGCAGAGCGCCGCGCAGAAACGGTGGTTGAATACCTCAAAACCAAACTTGACCCTAAGCAGTTCATCTGGGAAGTGAAGTCATTTGGTAAGTTGCAGCCTGCGATTAATGAACGCTCTGAAAAAGCCGATGCATTAAACCGCCGCGCGTTCATTGTGTTTAAAGAGTCTGATATTACCGCAGAACAGCAGGCTCTTGCCGGCAGTGAAAAAGAGGCGGTGAGCAGCGAGAGCGAGTAG